One Helianthus annuus cultivar XRQ/B chromosome 7, HanXRQr2.0-SUNRISE, whole genome shotgun sequence genomic region harbors:
- the LOC110866686 gene encoding uncharacterized protein LOC110866686: protein MCYNCYQTGHVKAECPKLQQVSRKEGKKEEPSKARGRMFQITSEEAKTHPEVVSGMFLANSMPVNVLFDSGASRSFISNELLCHPSFKLEKMSMPLEVEVADSKSYLLHDVCRNCKISMEDEEFSIDLIPMCMGEFKVVVGMDWLAQNHVEIQCEKKVIHVVTSEGKWVSIQGDRVVESKLCSIVETVKHVRNGGRAYLLTKCSKA, encoded by the coding sequence ATGTGTTACAATTGTTATCAGACGGGACATGTTAAGGCGGAATGTCCAAAACTCCAGCAAGTATCAAGGAAAGAAGGAAAGAAAGAGGAGCCATCTAAGGCTCGTGGAAGGATGTTTCAGATAACATCGGAAGAAGCAAAAACTCACCCGGAAGTTGTTTCAGGTATGTTTTTAGCAAATTCCATGCctgttaatgttttatttgattccgGGGCTAGTAGGTCATTCATTTCAAATGAGTTATTATGTCATCCATCGTTTAAGCTTGAAAAGATGTCTATGCCCTTAGAAGTGGAAGTAGCCGATAGTAAGAGTTATTTACTGCATGATGTATGTAGAAACTGTAAAATCTCAATGGAAGATGAGGAGTTTAGTATAGATCTTATTCCGATGTGTATGGGGGAGTTTAAAGtagtagtaggaatggattggctagCCCAAAATCATGTTGAAATACAATGCGAAAAGAAAGTCATTCATGTTGTAACTTCAGAAGGAAAATGGGTAAGTATTCAAGGGGATAGGGTCGTCGAGTCAAAACTTTGTTCTATAGTCGAAACCGTCAAACATGTAAGAAACGGGGGTAGGGCGTATCTACTTACGAAGTGTTCCAAAGCTTGA